Proteins co-encoded in one Listeria ivanovii subsp. ivanovii genomic window:
- the pyrF gene encoding orotidine-5'-phosphate decarboxylase, giving the protein MNKPIIALDFQTYQEVETFLAKFSGEALSVKVGMELFYSNGPMIVEKIKQQNHEIFLDLKLHDIPNTVKSAMTGLAKMGVDMVNVHAAGGKKMMEYAREGLEIGATGGKRPLLIAVTQLTSTSETDMHEEQLVKASLLESVIHYSDLTKQAGLDGVVCSALEAEEIKLRNGADFLRVTPGIRLASDAADDQIRVVTPEKARLIGSSHIVVGRSITRAEDSVAAYSQVLKEWNA; this is encoded by the coding sequence ATGAATAAACCAATTATCGCGCTAGATTTCCAAACATATCAAGAAGTAGAAACTTTTTTAGCTAAATTTTCCGGCGAGGCATTATCCGTAAAAGTGGGTATGGAACTTTTTTACAGCAATGGTCCGATGATTGTGGAGAAAATCAAACAGCAAAATCATGAAATTTTTCTTGATTTAAAACTCCACGATATTCCTAACACAGTCAAAAGCGCAATGACAGGCTTAGCAAAAATGGGTGTAGATATGGTAAATGTTCATGCAGCAGGTGGAAAAAAAATGATGGAATATGCACGTGAAGGTTTAGAAATTGGTGCTACGGGTGGTAAACGTCCGCTCCTTATTGCAGTGACACAACTAACAAGTACAAGTGAAACAGATATGCACGAGGAACAACTAGTGAAAGCGAGTTTGCTGGAATCAGTCATTCATTACAGTGATTTAACAAAACAAGCTGGGTTAGACGGCGTAGTTTGCTCCGCCCTAGAAGCAGAAGAAATCAAACTACGAAATGGCGCTGATTTTCTACGCGTAACACCGGGCATTCGCTTAGCAAGTGATGCAGCAGATGACCAAATTCGCGTTGTAACACCGGAGAAAGCGCGTTTAATTGGATCATCTCATATTGTTGTTGGTAGGTCGATTACTCGAGCAGAAGATTCAGTAGCAGCTTATAGTCAAGTATTAAAGGAGTGGAACGCATGA
- the fbpA gene encoding Rqc2 family fibronectin-binding protein FbpA has translation MAFDAMFLKSMTEELAEHGESGRIMKIHQPFSHELVLYIRKNRENKRLLISSHPSYARIQWTDDIPENPSQPPMFCMLLRKYLEGAFIESITQLPNERILQFSIRGKDDIGENRFCDLFVEIMGRHSNITLVDRAKNVIVDCIKHVSPAQNSYRTLLPGATYILPPATDKLNPFEVTAEQLLTRLDFPAGKLEKQLVQNFAGFSPLLAREIVFRAGNLTADSLVAAFFEVVALVNQHLGKAAVPNEWRVLNKEDYYFFPLRHVDAEQTEFASLSTLLDHFYIGKARRDRVHQFAHDLEKLLSNELARSRLKIEKLENTLLETEKADVYRVQGELLTANLHLMERGMKEITVENFYDDMKKMTIPLDTRKTPSANAQSYFSRYQKLRNAVEVVKEQISLTKEEITYLESVESQLETSGPQDVEEIRQELAEQGYLRYKQKKGSRKKATLPAPEKYTSSTGLSILVGKNNKQNDYLTNKLARNNDLWFHVKDLPGSHVVIQSNAPDETSITEAAMIAAYYSKARLSATVPVDGTLVKHVKKPNGAKPGYVIYDNQTTYFVTPDEKLILALKN, from the coding sequence ATGGCGTTTGATGCGATGTTTTTAAAATCAATGACAGAAGAACTTGCAGAACACGGTGAAAGTGGCCGAATTATGAAAATCCACCAACCGTTTTCGCATGAACTTGTTTTATATATCCGAAAAAATCGTGAAAATAAACGGCTACTCATTTCTTCGCATCCTAGCTATGCAAGAATTCAGTGGACCGACGATATTCCAGAAAACCCTTCGCAACCACCGATGTTTTGTATGTTACTTAGAAAATATCTTGAAGGTGCATTTATTGAATCCATTACGCAACTTCCGAATGAACGGATTTTGCAATTTAGTATTCGTGGCAAAGATGATATTGGCGAAAATCGTTTTTGTGATTTGTTTGTTGAAATCATGGGACGGCATAGTAATATCACACTGGTGGACCGCGCAAAAAATGTGATTGTTGACTGCATTAAACACGTTTCTCCGGCACAAAATAGTTACCGGACGCTTTTACCAGGAGCAACTTATATTTTACCGCCAGCAACTGACAAATTAAATCCGTTCGAAGTGACTGCCGAACAGCTACTGACGCGACTTGATTTTCCAGCTGGCAAACTCGAGAAACAACTCGTCCAAAATTTTGCTGGTTTTAGCCCACTGCTCGCTCGGGAAATTGTTTTTCGGGCTGGTAATCTAACGGCTGATTCGCTTGTGGCTGCTTTTTTTGAAGTAGTCGCCCTTGTGAATCAGCATTTAGGTAAAGCGGCTGTTCCCAATGAATGGCGTGTTTTGAATAAAGAGGACTACTACTTCTTTCCACTACGCCATGTTGATGCTGAACAAACGGAATTCGCGAGTTTAAGCACTCTTTTGGACCATTTTTATATTGGTAAAGCAAGACGCGACCGGGTGCACCAATTTGCGCACGATTTGGAAAAACTCTTATCGAATGAACTTGCTCGAAGCAGACTGAAAATCGAAAAACTCGAGAACACTTTACTCGAAACTGAAAAAGCAGATGTTTACCGGGTGCAGGGCGAGCTATTAACTGCCAATCTTCATTTGATGGAGCGAGGTATGAAAGAGATTACAGTCGAGAATTTTTATGATGATATGAAAAAAATGACGATTCCGCTTGATACTCGGAAAACCCCGTCTGCCAACGCGCAAAGCTATTTTAGCCGTTATCAGAAGTTGCGTAATGCTGTCGAAGTAGTAAAAGAACAGATTTCGCTAACAAAAGAAGAAATCACTTATTTAGAATCGGTTGAATCGCAACTAGAAACGTCTGGTCCGCAAGATGTAGAAGAAATCCGCCAAGAACTAGCTGAACAAGGCTATCTGCGCTACAAACAGAAAAAAGGCAGTCGGAAAAAAGCAACTTTACCAGCTCCAGAGAAATATACTTCTTCAACTGGATTATCCATTCTAGTTGGAAAAAACAATAAGCAAAATGACTATTTAACGAATAAATTAGCGCGAAATAATGATCTTTGGTTCCATGTAAAAGACTTACCGGGCTCACATGTCGTAATTCAGTCGAATGCACCAGATGAGACTTCTATTACCGAGGCTGCAATGATTGCGGCTTACTATTCCAAAGCCCGTCTCTCAGCTACAGTCCCAGTTGACGGAACTCTAGTCAAACATGTCAAAAAACCAAACGGCGCCAAACCTGGTTATGTGATTTATGATAACCAAACGACTTATTTTGTCACACCAGATGAAAAGCTTATTTTAGCATTGAAAAATTAG
- the coaBC gene encoding bifunctional phosphopantothenoylcysteine decarboxylase/phosphopantothenate--cysteine ligase CoaBC: MQGKNILLAVSGGIAVYKAVALTSKLTQAGANVKVMMTKHAQEFVPPLSFQVLSKNDVYTDTFDEKKSSVVAHIDLADWADLVIVAPATANVIAKMANGIADDMVTTTILATEAPVWVAPAMNVHMIQHPAVIRNINRLYQDGVRFIEPEEGYLACGYVGRGRLEEPEKIVLRIVEFFQEDKNLLHGENVLITAGATQEKLDPVRYFTNHSSGKMGFAIAEVAARQGANVTLVTSSKALPVPPNVQVEYVESAEEMYLAVKKNQANQSVFVMTAAVADYTPANFSEQKIKKQPGALTIEMKRTKDILLDLGQNKTASQVVIGFAAETENLEENARKKLTSKNADLIVANNISQVGAGFSADTNIVTFYRKDGSSEVLPLLDKKKVAEHIIQEAANLLRK, from the coding sequence ATGCAAGGGAAAAATATCTTACTCGCAGTGTCTGGTGGCATTGCTGTTTATAAAGCAGTCGCACTTACAAGTAAATTAACACAAGCTGGTGCAAACGTAAAAGTCATGATGACAAAGCACGCACAAGAATTTGTACCACCGCTTTCTTTTCAAGTATTATCAAAAAATGATGTATATACCGATACCTTTGATGAAAAAAAATCAAGCGTCGTTGCTCATATTGATTTAGCAGACTGGGCAGATTTAGTCATTGTCGCACCAGCAACAGCAAATGTCATCGCAAAAATGGCGAACGGAATTGCTGATGATATGGTTACTACGACCATTCTTGCAACAGAAGCACCAGTTTGGGTTGCTCCAGCAATGAACGTCCATATGATTCAACATCCAGCCGTTATCCGAAATATTAACCGTCTTTATCAAGATGGTGTTCGTTTTATTGAACCAGAAGAAGGATACTTAGCATGCGGCTATGTTGGTCGCGGCCGTTTAGAAGAACCAGAAAAAATCGTTTTACGTATTGTTGAATTTTTTCAAGAAGACAAAAATTTACTGCACGGCGAAAACGTCTTAATTACAGCTGGGGCAACACAAGAAAAACTCGATCCAGTTCGTTACTTTACGAATCACTCCTCAGGTAAAATGGGCTTTGCAATCGCTGAAGTAGCTGCAAGACAAGGTGCAAACGTAACTTTAGTCACATCAAGTAAAGCACTACCAGTACCACCAAATGTTCAAGTGGAATACGTCGAGTCAGCGGAAGAAATGTATCTTGCTGTAAAGAAAAATCAAGCCAACCAGTCTGTTTTTGTTATGACTGCAGCTGTAGCTGATTACACACCAGCCAATTTTTCCGAACAAAAAATCAAGAAACAACCAGGTGCTTTGACGATTGAAATGAAACGAACCAAAGACATTTTACTGGATTTGGGTCAAAATAAAACCGCGAGTCAAGTAGTTATCGGTTTTGCTGCTGAAACAGAAAACCTGGAAGAAAATGCGCGAAAAAAATTAACTAGCAAAAATGCGGATTTGATTGTCGCCAATAATATTAGTCAAGTTGGTGCGGGATTCTCGGCAGACACCAACATTGTAACGTTTTACCGGAAAGATGGCTCAAGTGAAGTATTGCCATTACTTGATAAAAAGAAAGTTGCTGAACATATCATCCAAGAAGCCGCTAACCTTTTAAGGAAGTGA
- the rpoZ gene encoding DNA-directed RNA polymerase subunit omega produces MLYPSIDNLLLKIDSKYSLVTVAAKRARYMQLENDKGVLPSYESDKFVGKALEEIHAGKLVLKNDDK; encoded by the coding sequence ATGTTATATCCATCAATTGATAATTTATTGTTAAAAATCGACTCAAAATACTCGCTAGTAACAGTTGCCGCTAAACGCGCACGCTACATGCAACTAGAAAATGATAAAGGTGTACTTCCGAGCTATGAGTCCGACAAATTTGTTGGGAAAGCACTTGAAGAAATTCACGCTGGTAAATTAGTTTTAAAAAATGACGATAAATAA
- a CDS encoding YicC/YloC family endoribonuclease has translation MVKSMTGFGRATKEFEAFKVTIELKAVNHRYSEVVFRMPKQLAYLEGKLKKTINKQIKRGRIECFFSITGEQLAKRELHIDWDLADSYYRFIKQASARYELAELPKMSDLLQEQEYLSIEEEVDASSELERLVIETLTRATERLDEMRSMEGAELLLYFKQHLATLEKSLAIIQAEIPVSEKYYQEKIENRLQNIVGENFDQSIVLTEVALLLEKADINEEVERTKSHLKQFYGIILLEEPIGRKLDFLIQEMNREVNTIGSKANSLRITEQVVEMKTTLEKIREQVQNVE, from the coding sequence ATGGTGAAAAGCATGACGGGATTTGGACGTGCAACGAAAGAGTTTGAAGCGTTCAAAGTAACCATTGAATTAAAAGCAGTCAACCATCGCTATTCCGAAGTTGTTTTTCGGATGCCAAAACAACTCGCCTATTTAGAAGGAAAGTTAAAAAAGACCATTAATAAGCAAATAAAACGTGGTCGGATTGAATGTTTCTTTTCCATTACTGGAGAGCAACTTGCCAAGCGCGAATTACATATTGATTGGGACCTGGCAGATAGCTATTACCGTTTTATCAAACAAGCAAGCGCTAGATATGAATTAGCTGAACTACCAAAAATGAGCGATTTACTTCAAGAACAAGAATATCTTTCTATCGAGGAAGAGGTAGACGCGAGCAGTGAACTAGAACGATTAGTTATCGAAACACTTACTCGAGCAACTGAGCGACTCGATGAAATGAGAAGTATGGAAGGCGCAGAGTTGTTACTTTATTTTAAACAACATCTCGCTACGCTTGAAAAAAGTTTAGCCATCATTCAAGCAGAAATTCCTGTTTCAGAAAAATACTACCAAGAAAAAATAGAAAACCGGCTCCAAAACATAGTCGGTGAAAACTTTGATCAAAGCATCGTTCTAACTGAAGTAGCACTTTTATTAGAAAAAGCAGACATCAATGAAGAAGTAGAACGCACAAAGAGCCATTTGAAGCAATTTTATGGTATCATTTTACTGGAAGAGCCCATTGGCCGGAAATTAGATTTTCTTATCCAAGAAATGAATCGTGAAGTTAATACCATTGGATCAAAAGCAAATTCGCTTCGAATCACCGAACAAGTCGTGGAAATGAAAACGACGCTAGAAAAAATTCGCGAACAAGTGCAAAATGTCGAATGA
- a CDS encoding dihydroorotate dehydrogenase, giving the protein MNPLAVEIPGLSLKNPIMPASGCFGFGQEYSKYYDLNELGAIMAKAVTPEPRRGNPTPRVAETASGMLNAIGLQNPGLEHVLAHELPFLEQFDTPIIANVAGATEEDYVKVCARIGESKAVKAIELNISCPNVKHGGIAFGTDPEVAHRLTKAVKEVASVPVYVKLSPNVADIVSIAQAIESAGADGLTMINTLLGMRIDLKTRKPIIANGTGGLSGPAIKPVAIRMIHQVRAVSNIPIIGMGGIQTVDDVLEFLIAGADAVAVGTMNFTDPFICPKLIAELPNRMDELNISSLQQLKKERENQ; this is encoded by the coding sequence ATGAACCCGCTAGCAGTAGAAATTCCCGGTTTATCACTCAAAAATCCAATTATGCCTGCATCTGGCTGTTTTGGCTTCGGACAAGAATATAGCAAATACTATGATTTAAACGAACTAGGCGCTATCATGGCAAAAGCAGTCACACCAGAACCGAGACGCGGCAACCCAACCCCAAGAGTAGCTGAAACCGCGAGTGGAATGCTCAATGCGATTGGCTTGCAAAATCCAGGATTAGAACATGTTTTAGCACATGAACTACCATTTTTGGAACAATTTGACACACCGATTATTGCAAATGTAGCAGGGGCAACGGAAGAAGATTACGTTAAAGTCTGTGCCCGAATTGGTGAATCAAAAGCGGTTAAAGCGATTGAGTTAAATATTTCTTGTCCGAATGTTAAACACGGCGGAATTGCTTTCGGGACTGACCCAGAAGTAGCCCATCGTTTGACAAAAGCAGTCAAGGAGGTTGCTAGTGTTCCAGTATATGTTAAATTATCGCCAAATGTTGCGGATATTGTTTCTATCGCTCAAGCAATCGAATCAGCTGGTGCAGATGGGCTGACGATGATTAACACGTTACTTGGTATGCGAATAGATTTAAAGACACGAAAACCAATCATTGCGAATGGAACTGGGGGACTTTCTGGACCAGCCATAAAACCAGTGGCCATTCGGATGATTCACCAAGTACGAGCAGTAAGTAACATCCCGATTATCGGCATGGGCGGCATACAAACAGTAGATGATGTTTTAGAATTCCTTATTGCAGGCGCTGATGCTGTGGCAGTTGGAACGATGAATTTCACTGACCCATTTATCTGTCCAAAACTAATCGCCGAACTACCAAACCGCATGGATGAACTGAACATTTCTTCTTTACAACAACTCAAAAAGGAGCGAGAAAATCAATGA
- the pyrE gene encoding orotate phosphoribosyltransferase produces the protein MSTEKQVAEQLLEIKAVFLKPNDPFTWASGIKSPIYCDNRLTLGFPKVRQFIAAALAEKIKENFGDVDVIAGTATAGIPHAAWVSDLLDLPMVYVRSKAKEHGKGNQIEGPISKGQKVVVMEDLISTGGSSLKAVEALEEAGAEVLGIAAIFTYGLDKGKKLLAEADTKLVTLTNYDELIEVALTNNYVSKEDMQTLKEWKQNPKTWGK, from the coding sequence ATGAGCACAGAAAAACAAGTAGCAGAGCAATTATTAGAAATTAAAGCCGTCTTTTTAAAACCAAATGATCCATTCACTTGGGCTTCCGGAATTAAATCACCTATCTATTGTGATAATCGCCTAACACTAGGCTTTCCAAAAGTTCGTCAGTTTATCGCGGCAGCACTTGCGGAGAAAATAAAAGAAAATTTTGGTGACGTTGATGTAATCGCCGGAACAGCAACAGCAGGAATCCCTCATGCTGCTTGGGTCAGTGATTTACTAGATTTACCCATGGTCTACGTTCGTTCCAAAGCGAAAGAACATGGCAAAGGCAATCAAATCGAAGGCCCTATTTCCAAAGGTCAAAAAGTAGTTGTAATGGAAGATTTGATTTCTACAGGCGGAAGTTCTCTAAAAGCGGTTGAAGCATTAGAAGAAGCCGGAGCAGAAGTACTCGGCATCGCAGCAATCTTTACATATGGATTAGATAAAGGGAAGAAATTACTGGCGGAAGCTGATACGAAGCTAGTTACGCTTACGAATTACGATGAGTTGATCGAAGTCGCACTTACTAACAATTATGTATCAAAAGAAGACATGCAAACATTAAAAGAGTGGAAACAAAACCCGAAAACTTGGGGTAAATAA
- the gmk gene encoding guanylate kinase: protein MTERGLLIVLSGPSGVGKGTVREAVFKDPETSFDYSISMTTRLPREGEQDGVDYYFRSREVFEQAISDGKMLEYAEYVGNYYGTPLEYVEEKLQAGTDIFLEIEVQGAMQVRKAMPEGIFIFLTPPDLSELKNRIIGRGTESMDVVEERMETAKKEIEMMASYDYAVVNDVVDKAVQKIKGIVETEHLKTERVIHRYKKMLEGLQ from the coding sequence ATGACAGAAAGAGGACTATTAATCGTACTATCAGGTCCATCAGGTGTGGGAAAAGGAACTGTCCGGGAAGCGGTTTTTAAAGACCCGGAAACAAGTTTTGACTACTCTATCTCGATGACAACACGTCTTCCTCGTGAAGGCGAACAAGACGGTGTTGATTATTATTTTCGTTCGCGCGAAGTTTTTGAACAAGCTATTTCTGACGGAAAAATGTTAGAATATGCAGAGTATGTCGGAAATTATTACGGCACTCCGCTTGAATATGTCGAGGAAAAACTACAAGCAGGTACTGATATTTTTCTCGAAATTGAAGTGCAAGGAGCAATGCAAGTTCGAAAAGCAATGCCAGAAGGGATTTTTATTTTCTTAACTCCGCCAGATTTATCCGAACTTAAAAACCGGATTATCGGCCGCGGAACGGAATCAATGGATGTGGTGGAAGAACGAATGGAAACCGCAAAAAAAGAAATCGAAATGATGGCATCGTATGATTATGCTGTAGTAAACGATGTGGTAGACAAAGCTGTTCAAAAAATCAAAGGCATCGTCGAAACAGAACACTTAAAAACCGAGCGAGTAATTCATCGCTACAAAAAAATGTTGGAGGGATTACAATGA
- a CDS encoding short chain dehydrogenase: MKILLIGASGTLGSAVKERLEKKADVITAGRHSGDVTVDITSVDSIKKMYTQVGKVDAVVSATGSATFSPLTELTPEKNAVTISSKLGGQINLVLLGINSLNDNGSFTLTTGIMMEDPIVQGASAAMANGAVTAFAKSAAIEMPRGLRINTVSPNVLEESWDRLEPFFQGFNPVPAERVARAFEKSVFGAQTGESYKVY, from the coding sequence ATGAAAATTTTATTAATTGGTGCTTCTGGTACGCTTGGTTCTGCGGTGAAGGAACGTTTGGAGAAAAAAGCAGATGTAATAACTGCTGGAAGACATAGTGGCGATGTAACAGTCGATATTACGAGTGTGGATAGTATTAAAAAAATGTATACGCAAGTTGGCAAAGTCGATGCGGTTGTTTCTGCAACTGGTAGTGCCACTTTTTCCCCATTAACGGAATTAACACCAGAAAAAAATGCTGTTACGATAAGTAGCAAATTGGGTGGTCAAATTAATCTTGTTTTACTTGGAATTAATTCGTTAAATGATAACGGTAGCTTTACGCTTACAACAGGAATTATGATGGAAGATCCCATTGTCCAAGGCGCTTCTGCTGCAATGGCAAATGGTGCGGTTACTGCTTTTGCGAAATCAGCAGCAATCGAAATGCCTCGTGGACTCCGGATTAATACGGTTAGTCCTAATGTTTTAGAAGAATCTTGGGATAGACTGGAACCATTTTTCCAAGGTTTTAACCCTGTTCCAGCTGAACGTGTTGCCCGCGCTTTTGAGAAAAGTGTATTTGGCGCTCAAACTGGTGAAAGTTACAAGGTCTATTAA
- the priA gene encoding primosomal protein N' — protein MTNIAKVIVDVPAMQVDRPFDYFIPEDLEELIRPGMRVSVPFGNRKIQGFVIGLGETEENPKLKGIDGVMDLVPVLNEELMELGDWLAEDTLSFRVSAYQAMLPAALRAKYEKYFLRLDEENTELEQLFEGYETLDWKVAEARNLLKPLGKWVREGSVEVVYQVKNKITSKKVRVINCLKTPNQLAEIIEDMPKNAKAQSRLLAFFQMFEGTEITATDLKKQAETSEATIKKLAEQGIITIKEKVVSRDPYENHQFEKSEPLTLLPGQQTACEKIIGANKQETFLIHGVTGSGKTEIYLQTIEAKLKEGKEAIVLVPEISLTPQMVERFKSRFGSEVAVLHSALSAGEKYDEWRKIERKEARVVVGARSAVFAPFENLGIIIIDEEHEASYKQEDNPRYHARDVAIWRANKYQCPVVLGSATPSLESFARAKKGVYTLIELPSRVNAQAMPEVNVVDMREELRKENRTEFSTELLEKIKDRIAKKEQTVLMLNRRGYSSFVMCRDCGYVVECPNCDISQTYHQASNKMKCHYCGHEEPVPQKCPSCEGEHIRYFGTGTQKVEESLTKLIPEARVIRMDVDTTRTKGSHEKLLRSFRNHEADILLGTQMIAKGLDFPDITLVGVLNADTMLHLPDFRASERTFQLLTQVSGRAGRHERTGEVVVQSYNPEHYSIEFAKKHDFIGFYQHEMQLRKMGAYPPFYYLTMINVSDENEMKAIRTIQEMATFLREKLGPEAVILGPVPSTIARIKNKYRYQCIIKYKIEPNLKKELKTLITHYQKDQQKGLTINIDVQPYVLM, from the coding sequence ATGACTAACATCGCAAAAGTTATTGTGGATGTTCCAGCTATGCAAGTGGACCGTCCATTTGATTATTTTATCCCAGAAGATTTAGAAGAGCTGATACGACCAGGAATGCGGGTTAGTGTTCCGTTTGGTAATCGCAAAATTCAAGGCTTCGTTATCGGGCTTGGTGAAACCGAAGAAAACCCTAAGCTAAAAGGCATTGATGGTGTTATGGATTTAGTTCCAGTGTTAAACGAAGAGCTAATGGAACTAGGAGACTGGTTAGCCGAAGATACACTTAGTTTTCGTGTCTCAGCATATCAAGCCATGCTACCAGCTGCATTACGAGCAAAGTACGAAAAATATTTTTTGCGATTAGATGAGGAAAATACGGAACTAGAGCAATTATTCGAAGGCTACGAAACACTTGATTGGAAAGTAGCAGAAGCCCGTAACTTATTAAAACCACTAGGTAAATGGGTGAGAGAAGGCAGCGTTGAAGTTGTTTATCAAGTAAAGAACAAAATCACGAGCAAAAAAGTACGTGTCATTAACTGTTTGAAAACACCGAATCAATTAGCCGAAATAATCGAAGACATGCCTAAAAATGCTAAAGCACAGTCCCGCTTGCTCGCTTTTTTTCAAATGTTTGAAGGTACAGAAATTACTGCTACTGATTTAAAAAAACAAGCGGAAACTTCTGAAGCAACAATCAAAAAGCTAGCGGAGCAAGGCATAATAACTATAAAAGAAAAAGTCGTTTCACGCGATCCTTACGAAAATCACCAATTTGAAAAAAGTGAGCCATTAACGCTTTTACCAGGTCAACAAACTGCTTGTGAAAAAATAATTGGCGCTAACAAGCAAGAGACCTTTTTAATTCATGGGGTTACTGGGAGCGGGAAAACCGAAATTTATTTGCAAACAATTGAAGCAAAACTAAAAGAAGGCAAAGAAGCTATTGTGTTAGTTCCAGAAATTTCTCTAACACCACAAATGGTAGAGCGTTTTAAAAGTCGTTTTGGAAGTGAAGTAGCTGTGCTTCATAGTGCTCTTTCTGCTGGAGAAAAATATGACGAATGGCGCAAAATTGAACGGAAAGAAGCCCGTGTAGTTGTTGGCGCTCGTTCGGCTGTATTCGCGCCATTTGAAAATTTAGGAATTATTATTATTGATGAGGAGCATGAAGCAAGCTATAAACAAGAAGATAATCCGCGCTATCATGCACGAGATGTAGCGATTTGGCGCGCAAATAAATATCAATGTCCCGTAGTTCTTGGAAGCGCCACACCTTCCCTAGAATCTTTTGCCAGAGCGAAAAAAGGCGTTTATACCCTCATTGAATTACCAAGTCGGGTAAATGCGCAAGCGATGCCAGAAGTAAATGTGGTTGATATGAGAGAAGAATTGCGAAAAGAAAATCGCACCGAGTTCTCTACTGAATTACTAGAAAAAATCAAGGACCGAATTGCCAAAAAAGAACAAACCGTACTAATGCTCAATCGGCGGGGGTATTCTTCATTTGTCATGTGTCGTGACTGTGGTTATGTCGTCGAATGCCCAAACTGCGACATTTCGCAAACGTACCACCAAGCAAGCAACAAAATGAAATGCCATTACTGTGGGCACGAAGAACCTGTTCCGCAAAAATGTCCAAGTTGCGAGGGCGAACATATTCGTTACTTTGGAACTGGAACACAAAAAGTAGAAGAAAGCCTGACCAAACTGATTCCAGAAGCACGGGTGATTCGAATGGATGTCGATACCACGCGGACAAAAGGTTCTCATGAAAAATTACTCCGGAGTTTTCGAAACCATGAAGCAGACATTTTACTTGGGACACAAATGATTGCGAAAGGATTAGACTTTCCAGATATTACTCTAGTGGGGGTACTGAATGCAGATACCATGCTTCATTTACCAGATTTTCGAGCTTCCGAGCGAACTTTCCAGTTACTGACCCAAGTAAGTGGAAGAGCAGGTAGACATGAGCGAACGGGAGAAGTCGTAGTCCAAAGTTACAATCCAGAACATTACAGCATTGAATTTGCTAAGAAGCATGATTTCATTGGGTTTTATCAGCACGAAATGCAACTCAGAAAAATGGGAGCTTATCCACCGTTTTATTATTTAACGATGATTAATGTGAGTGATGAGAACGAAATGAAAGCTATCCGTACAATCCAAGAAATGGCCACCTTTTTGCGCGAGAAGTTAGGTCCAGAAGCAGTTATTCTTGGTCCGGTTCCTAGTACGATTGCACGTATCAAAAATAAATATCGCTATCAATGCATTATTAAATATAAAATCGAACCAAACTTAAAAAAAGAATTAAAAACCTTAATAACTCATTACCAAAAAGACCAACAAAAAGGTTTAACGATTAATATTGATGTACAGCCTTATGTATTAATGTAA